A portion of the Lolium rigidum isolate FL_2022 chromosome 1, APGP_CSIRO_Lrig_0.1, whole genome shotgun sequence genome contains these proteins:
- the LOC124684786 gene encoding uncharacterized protein LOC124684786 yields the protein MASVKLPAAALAVVLLLCAAMTATAYQPKPTPTPKPYPTPKPEPEDCKRQAEYFKNCLRLGLGEKCCGNERVIPVAERKCYCQVEREAEIECAIGRRCGGIAGKVKVAEMKLSCLENLHCKRA from the coding sequence ATGGCGTCTGTGAAGCTccccgccgccgcgctcgccgtcgtcctcctcttatgcgcggcgatgacggcgacagcGTACCAGCCCAAGCCCACGCCCACGCCCAAGCCGTACCCcacgcccaagccggagcccgagGACTGCAAGAGGCAGGCCGAGTACTTCAAGAACTGCCTCCGCCTGGGCCTAGGCGAGAAGTGCTGCGGCAACGAGCGCGTCATCCCGGTGGCGGAGCGCAAGTGCTACTGCCAGGTGGAGCGGGAGGCGGAGATCGAATGCGCGATCGGGCGACGCTGCGGCGGGATCGCCGGTAAAGTCAAGGTCGCCGAGATGAAGCTCTCCTGCCTCGAGAACCTCCACTGCAAGCGCGCGTGA